The window TGGCGGCGATTCCAACCAAGCGAGGAAGTTGCACGCTCGACGGCTTGAGATTCACACCATGAGCTGCAACAAAGAGAGGGCCgaaggacccgagatcagctttgacCCTAGAGATCCttagggagtggagatccctcacggtgatgcactgatcatccgagcggtgatcgccaattatactatttatcaaacttttgttgatacaggaagTTCAgtgaacattatattcaagaaggtgttCGCTTAGATGCAAATTGACTGGAACtagctgttgcccatgacaactccattctacggattcacaggcaatgaagtgttgCCAATCAGCCAAGTTCGCCTGGCCGTCTCGCTCGAGGAGGAGCTGttgaagaggacaaggaccaccaacttcattgTAGTTGACACATCGTCAGCCTACAATGTTGTATTGGGTTGACCAACCCTAAATGAGTTCCGGATGGTTGCATCCACCTActtccagaagatcaaattccagATGGACGACAAGGTGGGAAAGGTCAAAGGTGACCAGTTGGCCACACGccaatgctacgtcgagatggtcaaatcaGAAGCAAGGGCCACTCGAAAAAATCCGCTCTTGGAGGTGAACACTATCACGGATAAGCCTTCTACGCTGGTTTacgaggaaaaggaggaggtttaGATCCACCTTGGTCGGTCGGAGGCAACCACCTTCAAAGCCACCGATTTGGAAAGCGcgaagaaggcagagttggtcgcCTACCTTAGACAAAATTATGATGTGTTCGCTTGGTCGACACATAAGTTTTCTGGCATCTCGCCGAgtgtggctcagcacgagctcCATGTCTGACCGAATGCTCGGTCGATGAAGCAaaagaagagggacttcagtacGGAACAAAAATTGATCATCCAGGCGGAGATAGAGAAACTGCTGGAGATCGACCACAtacgggaagtgcaattcccgagctaaCTCGCTGACgtcgtgctggtctccaagccgggcaacaaatgacgAGTCTGCATCTACTTCCGTGACTTgaataaggcatgcccgaaggatttctatctgCTGCCCTGAATAAACCAGATGCTAGACTCTACGGTGGGCTGCGAGGTAATCTGCACGCTCAACATGtatcagggctaccaccaagtgcctcttgccaaagaggatcaagaaaagatcAACTTTATCAAATAAACGGAACGTtctgctacaatgtcatgtcatTTGGACTAAAGAACGCCAACACTACCTACTAGaagctcatgaacaaggtgtttcagcggcagatcggccgcaacatggaggtatatatcTACGACATATTAATAAAGTGACTCCGAGCTGTTGATCTATGTGCAGATATCTAAGAAACATGCCAAACCTTAAGGGCATATGGGataaagctgaacccgagcaaatgTATGTTCGACACGAAGAGTAGACACTTCCTCGAATACATTGTCACCGATGGGGCATTGAGGTGAATCCAAGCAAGGTGAAGGAGCTACAAGACATCCTCGCagcttgaaggaggcccaacgtCTAATCGGACGGATCACCACACTATCTAGGTTCATCTCTGAGTCATCCGACCGAAGCCATCCATTCTTCAAGGTGCTGCACCGAGCTACAAAGTTTTAATGGGGCACAGAGTGCAACTAAGCATTGGAAGAGATCAAGGAGTACCTTAATTCCTTGTCGGTGCTAGCTAAGCTGAGCATGAGTAAACCACTCTAGATCTATCTATCGCCCACCGAGTATGCAGTTGGCTCGGCATTAGTTAGGTAGAATGGCCCAGAATAGCAATCCATGTATTTtttgagccatatattgaaaggTGTAGAATCCTGCTACacctgtcttgaaaagttaatttATGCGTTGGTGTTAACCGTTCGGAGACTACGCCTGTACTTCTTGGCTCACCCGATCGTTGTGATGACCAACAATGCTCTAGGAAAAGTCCTCCTAAATCCGAAGGCATCCGAGCGATTGATCAAGTGGACGACTAAGCTTAGTGAGTTCAAAATCCAGTACCAATCTTGAACGGCGATTGAAGCCCaagccttggctgattttgttacAGAGGTCCAGAATACCAAGCCAGATGcaacttggaaaatatatgtcgatggttcgtccactcggcaaggcagTGGGATTGGCATATTATTAATTTCACCGTAGGAGGATCAGATGCAAATTTTTTTTCAGCTGGATTATCAGGCCACCAATAACGAAGCTAAATATGAAGCGTTGATAGTCGCCTTACAGACAGGGTGGCATGTCGGAGTTacaaaagtcctcattcactcggactctcagttggccgctcaccAGCTATCAGGGACGTTCGAGATAAGCAGCACCCGGCTCAAGTTGTACgcagaagccttcgagaagctgagagcaaatttccaagaagtcattatacagaagatcccccgatcagaTAACCAAGCAGCGGAcgaattagctaaattagctagttcattatcccGGGTTGTGATAAACCGGCCGATCGAACAGGTCTCACTGGTGGTGCATATCGACCGAATGGAGGGAATTTCCTTCCTAAATGACTAGAGAACACCGTTGGTCGAATTCCTCAGCTCCGAAAACACACCATTTGATCAGGAAGTAGCTTGCCTATTGAAGAAGAGAGCCAAACGGTTTACATTAATCGGGGATCTGCTTTACAAGAGGGCTTTCTCAAGGCCATTTCTTAAGTGTGTTGGGTCGGAGGACGTGgaatacatcctccaagaagtgcaccaagatTCCTGTGGAAGTCATTTGGGTGGTCATTCGCTGACTCAAAAGATTCTCCCAGCCaaatatttttggcccactctccaagaggatgccgcTTGGATGGTAGCCACCTATCTATCCTGCGAGAAGTATCACAATATCCTGCATCGACCGACCGATGAGATGAAGGCCTCCACGATGTcttgcccattcgaccaatggggcatggacatcattGGGTTATTCCCCGTGGCAACCGCTCAATGAAAATTCCTGCTCCTCGTtgtggattacttctccaagtgggtgaggccgagccgctagctaaAATAAGTGAATAGATGGTTATCAAATTCATCTGAAAGAATATCctgtgtcggttcggcatcccccatcGGCTCGTCTCGGATAATGGGAGGTAATTCGCTGGTTAGAGGCTTagggagtggtgcgaaggctatgacatccagcATGCCTTCACCTTTGTGGCCTACCCCCAAAGTAATGGCCAAGCGAAGGTCACCAACTGGGAGAACCTCAGAGGCTTATGGGCTCGACTTGACCACGCAGAAGGCAGCTGGGTTGATGAGCTCCCTAGTGTTCTGCGGGCCCTCAGTACGACTCCAAAGGAGGCGACTGGTGTAACACCATTTCACTTGGTGTACGGCGATGAAGCGATGGTTCCCGTGGAGGTCGGAGTAAAAACTGACCAAGTGCAGCTCTACGACAAGGGGAACGCCGAGCGAAGACTCATGGAGCTCGACTTAGTGGATGAGGCATGGGATAAGGCTATTGTTCGGTTGATAGCATATCGATAGCGGATGAAGTAAAACTACAATCGAAGGGTGATCTCGATGTCCTTCCAAGTCGGCGATATGGTGTGGAAGAGAATAAAACCAGTCGACGACGTCACCAAGCTTGAGGTGTCATAggtgggaccttacaaggtcATGGAGAAACTCCACTCAGGAGCCTACTACTTAGAGGATGGAGACAGAAGACAACTCAAGCGGCCGTGGAGCGTGAACCATCTCTAACCCTATAGGGCCGGATGAGTGATGCACGAGTGAATATCTGATGTATATGTATAAGTATGTGTGCCTTCTGAATGCAGGATAAACATGAATAAAAAGAGCATAAGttttccagactcttgagccgaTCAGCCAAGTTAAAAGTCAAGCAGTGACTATAAACTCCTATCTACGCATTacaatcgtcgagcggtgacgttataCCCTAGTCTTCTCCTACcatcgagcgacgacattaaaccccagtctttgtcaacggtcgagtgac is drawn from Zingiber officinale cultivar Zhangliang chromosome 1B, Zo_v1.1, whole genome shotgun sequence and contains these coding sequences:
- the LOC122040004 gene encoding uncharacterized protein LOC122040004 yields the protein MVASTYFQKIKFQMDDKVGKVKGDQLATRQCYVEMVKSEARATRKNPLLEVNTITDKPSTLVYEEKEERLREWCEGYDIQHAFTFVAYPQSNGQAKVTNWENLRGLWARLDHAEGSWVDELPSVLRALSTTPKEATGVTPFHLVYGDEAMVPVEVGVKTDQVQLYDKGNAERRLMELDLVDEAWDKAIVRLIAYR